The genomic region TGGAGAAGAAGTCGCACTCGCGGGCGAGCCGGTCGGCCACCTGCGCCGCGGCGGGGACCTCGATCATGATCCCCATGGGCGGGAGCCGGGTCTCGATCCCCTCGCGGCGCAGCTCGTCGCGCAGCTCGGCGACGAGCCGCTTGGCGGCGCGCACCTCGGCGGCGCCGCTCACCATCGGGAACATGATCTTGAGGTGGCCGTGGACGCTGGCGCGCAGGAGCCCGCGCAGCTGCGGCTTGAAGATGTCGAGGTGGCGCAGGCAGTAGCGCAGGCCCCGCAGCCCCATGGCCGGGTTCTCCGCCTCGACGCGCGTGCCCACCGGCAGCTTGTCGCCGCCGAGGTCGAAGGTGCGGATGGTGACCGGCCGCGGCGCCATCGCCTCGAGCACGCGCCGGTAGGTCTGGTAGTGCTCCTCCTCGTCGGGCAGGTCCTGGCGCGCCAGGAAGAGGAACTCGGTGCGGTAGAGCCCCACCCCCTCGCCGCCGTGGGCGAGCAGGTTCGGGATCTCCTCGGCGAACTCGATGTTGCCGACGAGCTGCAGCCGGACCCCGTCGTGGGTCTCCGCCGGCAGGTCGCGGGTGGCGAGCAGCTCCTTCTCCCGCTCCGCCAGGCGCTGCCGCGCCTCCTCGTAGTCGGCCCGCTCGGCGGCGCTCGGGTGGAGCAGCACCATGCCGCGGGAGCCGTCCACCACCACCCAGTCGCCGCGCGCCACGATCGAGGCGAGCCGGCCGGTGCCGACCACCGCCGGCACCTCCAGCGCCCGGGCCACGATGGCGGTGTGGCTGGTGGCCGTGCCGGCGTCGGTGACGAAGGCCCCCACCTTGCGCTCGTGCAGGAGCAGCGCGGTGTCGGCCGGGGAGAGGTCGTGCGAGATGACGATGGCGCCGTCGGGCGGGGGCTCCTCCACCTCGGTGCCCTCGCCCATGAGGTTCTTCACGATGCGCTCGCCGACGTAGTCGATGTCGGCGCGCCGCTCCTTGAAGTACTCGTCGGCGAGCTCGCTGAAGGAGGCCTTGATCTTGCGGATGGCCCGGCGGACCGCCCACTCGGCGTTCACGCGATCCGACTGGATGAGCCGCTGGGCCTCGGCCACCAGCATCTCGTCCTTCAGCATCAGCCGGTGCATGTCGATGATGGCGAGGTGCTCCGAGCCCTCGAGCCTGGCCACCTTCTCGCGCACCTCGGCGAGCTGCGCGTCGGCGGCCTCGATGGCCGCCTTGAAGCGGGCCACCTCCGCCGGCACCTGCTCGGGCTCGAGCCGGGCCCGGGGGGTCTTGAGCTTGCGCCGATCGATCGGCCAGGCCTTCCCCACGGCGATCCCGGGGGAGGCGGCGAGGCCGATGAAGGTGGTCCCGACGGGCACTACTTCTCTCCGAAGCCGGCCTCGATGACGGTCGCGAGCGCCATCATGGCGCTCTCGGCGTCGTCCCCCTCGCAGGAGACGGTGATCTCCGTCCCCTTGGCGGCGGCGAGGGTGAGCACCCCCATGATGCTCTTTCCGTTGACGCTGAGTCCATCCTTCTCGACGTGGATCTCGCTCTTGTAGCGGTTGGCGGCCTGGACGAGCTGGGCCGCGGCCCGGGCGTGGAGGCCGAGCACGTTGATGATGAGGAAGGTGCGTTCTTGCCTGGGCATCCGACTATGAGCTCCCGTGCCAGCGGGCGGCCACGAGGGCCGCGCCGATCCCGGCGACGACGATGGCGTAGGCGGCCGGCAACAGGCGCGCGCCGCCCACGAGTGCGAGGTAGCCGAAGGCGGCCGCCGCCAGCGCGACCGCCCCGGAGAGGAACCCGGCCTGCACGGCGCCGCGCCAGAGGAGCAGCGCCGCGGTGAGGCCGCAGAGGAAGGCCCCGCCGAGCCGGAGCCGCTCGGCCAGCGTGGGCAGGGAGAGGCGCGCCACCTCGGCGACGATGCCGTCGCCCTTCCGGTAGCCGGCGCGGAACAGCCCGAACCGCAGCGCGAGGTGGACCACGTTGTAGAGCGCGAGCGCGAACACCACCGCCGGCCAGCCCACCGCGAGCGCCCCGAGCGCCGCCAGCGCGCCGAAGAAGGGCCGGAGCGCAGTCCAGAAGAAGCCGTCGCCGATGGCGGCCAGCGGCCCCTGCAGCGTGGACTTGTAGAGCGTGGGCCCGCCCGGCGGCTCGGCGCCGGCCGCCACCCGCTCCTCGTGGTGGATCGCCCCGCCGAGGATGGCCGCGGCGGTGTACGGGTGGCAGTTGAAGAAGCCGAGGTGGCGCCCCACCGCCTCGCGCCGCCGCTCCGGCTCGGGGTAGAGGGCCGCGAGCGCCGGGGCGATGGCGTAGGCGAAGCCGAGGTTCTGCATGCCGCGCCGGTTCCAGGCGGCCTGCAGGAACAGGCTCCGCCAGAACACCCGCAGGAGGGTGCGCCGGGGCACGCGCGCGCTCACGCCCGCGCCCCCCGCCACATCACCGTGAGCACGGCGGCGGCGCCGGCGGCGAGCGCGGCGTAGTAGACGACCCGGGCCCGGGGCGCGCGCATGGCCTTCGCGCCCGAGGCGCAGGCGAGGCCGCAGAAGGCGAACCACCCGGCCGCCACCGGCAGCCGCGAGAGCGGCCCGAGCAGGAGCCAGGGCACGAGCGCCTCGGCCGCCGCCGCGCCGAGCGGGGCGAGCACCGCCGAGATGAGGAAGGGCGCGCCCAGGCCGAGCAGGTTGACGTTCACCGCGGCGGCGGCGTCGCCGCGCAGGAGCGCCGCCTCGGCCCGCGCCGCCAGCCGCTCGTTCGCGACCTCGGTGAATCGTTCAGCCCGCCGGCCGAGGACGGCGAGCGGCGCCCCCACGAGCAGCGCGAGCACCGCCACGTCGGGCGTCACGCCGCCGAGGGCGCGGCCGGCCAGCACGGCGCCGCCGGCCACCGCCGCGGTCCCGAGCGCCTCGTGCACCGGCAGCGCCGCCCCCAGGTTCACCGCCCCGAGCCAGAAGAGCTCGAGCGGCGCCCCCACCAGCACGCCGCCGCGCACGTCGCCGAGGGCGAGCCCGGTGAGGGTGGCGAGCGCGATGGGGCGCGCCAGCATGGCCTGGAGGAAGCCCTTGCGCTCGATGGCGGCCAGCCCGGCGAGGATGGCGAGGAGGAGGTAGCTCACGCGTCCCCTGGAGTCTAACCGCGCCCGGAGGCGTTGTACCGCGCCTCCAGCTCGCCGGGCCCGGCCGGGGGGTCGGAGGGGACGGCCCGCGCCTCGACCTCGAAGCCGGCGCGGGCGGCGTCGAGCACCGACGCGAGCTCCGCCCCCGAGAGGAAGACCGACGGCGTCACCGGCCGCCGGCCCGGCGCGTAGTGGACGTTGCCCAGGTTGACGCGCGGCGCCAGCGCCGGCGTGAGCCCGGCCCGGCGAGCCTGGTCGAGCGCCGCCACCTCGCGGAGGAGCACCAGCACCGGGTCGGGGCGCGCCGCGAGCGCGGCCCAGTCCACCGCGGCCACCGGCGAGATGGTGGCCGGCAGGTCGGGAGGGAGCGCGAGGGTCATGGCGGCCTGGGCGAGGGGGCTCCCCGCGGCCTCGTCGTCGGCGACCACCACCGCGCGCGCGCCGAGCCGCGGGGCCCAGGTCTCGAGGATCTGCCCGTGCAGCAGCCGGTTGTCGATGCGGACGAGCGGGATCACGCCTTGCGCTCGCCCCGGCTCCGCGTGCGCAGGAGCTCGCTCGCGAGGGTGATGTTCTTCTGCCCGTACGCGGTGAGCAGCTGCGCCGTCGCCGGGAGCGTCAGCTTCTCGGTGCGGCAGGTGGAGAGCTTGAGCAGCATCGGCAGGTTCACGCCGGTGAGGACCTCGATGCCCTCGTCGAGGAAGGTGAGGGCGAGGTTCGCGGGCGAGCCGCCGAACATGTCGGTGAGGACCAGCACGCCATCGCCGCCGTTCACCGCCTGGATCGCGCCCGAGAGCTGCTCGCGCGCCACGGCCATGTCGGTGCCGGAGCCGATCGAC from Anaeromyxobacter paludicola harbors:
- the ptsP gene encoding phosphoenolpyruvate--protein phosphotransferase; translation: MPVGTTFIGLAASPGIAVGKAWPIDRRKLKTPRARLEPEQVPAEVARFKAAIEAADAQLAEVREKVARLEGSEHLAIIDMHRLMLKDEMLVAEAQRLIQSDRVNAEWAVRRAIRKIKASFSELADEYFKERRADIDYVGERIVKNLMGEGTEVEEPPPDGAIVISHDLSPADTALLLHERKVGAFVTDAGTATSHTAIVARALEVPAVVGTGRLASIVARGDWVVVDGSRGMVLLHPSAAERADYEEARQRLAEREKELLATRDLPAETHDGVRLQLVGNIEFAEEIPNLLAHGGEGVGLYRTEFLFLARQDLPDEEEHYQTYRRVLEAMAPRPVTIRTFDLGGDKLPVGTRVEAENPAMGLRGLRYCLRHLDIFKPQLRGLLRASVHGHLKIMFPMVSGAAEVRAAKRLVAELRDELRREGIETRLPPMGIMIEVPAAAQVADRLARECDFFSIGTNDLIQYTMAIDRQNKDVAYLYRPLHLSVLRTLRFVCDAARAAGIPVSMCGEMAGDPLYVLVLLGLGIHELSMNGPAIPLVKRVVRAASAGDGQALVAQILELTTAGEIEDVVKLEMARRFHGLLEGDAAIGPAGG
- a CDS encoding HPr family phosphocarrier protein, with translation MPRQERTFLIINVLGLHARAAAQLVQAANRYKSEIHVEKDGLSVNGKSIMGVLTLAAAKGTEITVSCEGDDAESAMMALATVIEAGFGEK
- a CDS encoding PTS system mannose/fructose/sorbose family transporter subunit IID; its protein translation is MPRRTLLRVFWRSLFLQAAWNRRGMQNLGFAYAIAPALAALYPEPERRREAVGRHLGFFNCHPYTAAAILGGAIHHEERVAAGAEPPGGPTLYKSTLQGPLAAIGDGFFWTALRPFFGALAALGALAVGWPAVVFALALYNVVHLALRFGLFRAGYRKGDGIVAEVARLSLPTLAERLRLGGAFLCGLTAALLLWRGAVQAGFLSGAVALAAAAFGYLALVGGARLLPAAYAIVVAGIGAALVAARWHGSS
- a CDS encoding PTS sugar transporter subunit IIC; translation: MSYLLLAILAGLAAIERKGFLQAMLARPIALATLTGLALGDVRGGVLVGAPLELFWLGAVNLGAALPVHEALGTAAVAGGAVLAGRALGGVTPDVAVLALLVGAPLAVLGRRAERFTEVANERLAARAEAALLRGDAAAAVNVNLLGLGAPFLISAVLAPLGAAAAEALVPWLLLGPLSRLPVAAGWFAFCGLACASGAKAMRAPRARVVYYAALAAGAAAVLTVMWRGARA
- a CDS encoding PTS sugar transporter subunit IIB; the encoded protein is MIPLVRIDNRLLHGQILETWAPRLGARAVVVADDEAAGSPLAQAAMTLALPPDLPATISPVAAVDWAALAARPDPVLVLLREVAALDQARRAGLTPALAPRVNLGNVHYAPGRRPVTPSVFLSGAELASVLDAARAGFEVEARAVPSDPPAGPGELEARYNASGRG
- a CDS encoding PTS sugar transporter subunit IIA, translating into MVGLVVATHGGLADELVRTAEGIVGKLEACRTVSIGSGTDMAVAREQLSGAIQAVNGGDGVLVLTDMFGGSPANLALTFLDEGIEVLTGVNLPMLLKLSTCRTEKLTLPATAQLLTAYGQKNITLASELLRTRSRGERKA